Proteins found in one Asterias rubens chromosome 12, eAstRub1.3, whole genome shotgun sequence genomic segment:
- the LOC117297379 gene encoding DNA-directed RNA polymerase I subunit RPA12-like → MDGEESFASSREFCPQCGSVLPFPEKGTVVMKCKKCPDKVNAKSNCIIHGVFYHSYLRLNSPKDVEGRHEVISQKYLGPLIDSACAKCGHDGLHFHTRQTRSADEGQTVFYFCPSCRHQEIEYS, encoded by the exons atggacggagaggagtcatttgcttcttcgagagaattttgcccgcaATGTGGCTCCGTTTTACCGTTTCCTGAGAAAGGAACGGTAGTTATGAAGTGCAAGAAATGTCCtgacaaagtaaatgcaaaaagtaa ctgcattaTACATGGTGTGTTCTATCATTCATACCTTCGTCTCAACTCTCCCAAGGATGTTGAAGGTCGTCACGAGGTCATCAGCCAGAAATACCTAggaccactg attgacagtgcatgtgccaagtgcggtcacgatggacttcatttccacaccaggcaaacacgatcagctgatgaaggacaaaccgtcttctattttTGCCCGTCATGCag gcatcaagagattgagtactcttga
- the LOC117297692 gene encoding uncharacterized protein DDB_G0271670-like has translation MPYNCWCTTYTSTTKTSTSDTSTFTNTSTTASKSTTHQHHRHPTNISTTSSSSTSTNTSTSTNSTSNTNTSTRSTSTTSTTSNSTTHKHHRHPINISTTSSSSTSTNTSTSTNSTSNTNTSTTSTSTTSTTSNSTTHKHHHHPTNISTTSSSSTSTNTSTSTNSTSNTSTSTTSTSTTSTTCNSTTHKHHHHPTNISTTSSSSTSTNTSTSTNSTSNTNTSTTSTSTTSTTSNSTTHKHHHHPTNISTTSSSSTSTNTSTCTNSTSNTSTSTTSTSTTSTTSTSTITSTSATSTNITNTTSNSTTPPPWWWYWWGLELELEL, from the exons atgccatacAAT TGCTGGTGCACCACTTACACAAGCACTACCAAAACCAGCACTAGCGACACCAGCACCTTTACCAATACCAGCACCACTGCCAGCAAAAGCACCACCCACCAGCACCACCGCCACCCCACCAACATTAGCACCACTAGCAGTAGCTCAACTAGCACCAACACTAGCACCAGTACCAACAGCACTAGCAACACCAACACAAGCACCAGAAGTACTAGCACCACTAGCACCACCAGCAATAGCACCACCCACAAGCACCACCGCCACCCCATCAACATTAGCACCACTAGCAGTAGCTCAACTAGCACCAACACTAGCACCAGTACCAACAGCACTAGCAACACCAACACAAGCACCACAAGTACTAGCACCACTAGCACCACCAGCAATAGCACCACCCACAAGCACCACCACCACCCCACCAACATTAGCACCACTAGCAGTAGCTCAACTAGCACCAACACTAGCACCAGTACCAACAGCACTAGCAACACCAGCACAAGCACCACAAGTACTAGCACCACTAGCACCACCTGCAATAGCACCACCCACAAGCACCACCACCACCCCACCAACATTAGCACCACTAGCAGTAGCTCAACTAGCACCAACACTAGCACCAGTACCAACAGCACTAGCAACACCAACACAAGCACCACAAGTACTAGCACCACTAGCACCACCAGCAATAGCACCACCCACAAGCACCACCACCACCCCACCAACATTAGCACCACTAGCAGTAGCTCAACTAGCACCAACACTAGCACCTGTACCAACAGCACTAGCAACACCAGCACAAGCACCACAAGTACTAGCACCACTAGCACCACCAGCACTAGCACCATCACAAGCACTAGTGCTACAAGCACTAACATAACCAACACCACCAGCAATAGCACCACCCCACCACCATGGTGGTGGTACTGGTGGGGGTTGgaacttgaacttgaactttga